The region CATGTTTTCGGCGCGCGGAGGATACACGTTCCACACGACGGCAAAACGCGTCTTGCATGGGCTGGGCTTCCGCGAGGCGGATTACAACCTGCCGGTAAACGCGTTGAGCGGAGGCCAGCGGACGCGCCTCATGCTCGCGCTGATCCTGTTGCAGGACGCTGATCTGCTGCTGCTGGACGAACCGGAAAATCATCTCGATATCGAGGCGCAGGAATGGCTCGAAACCTTCCTGCTCGAATCGCCGAAGGCCATCGTCATCATCACCCACGACCGGCGCATGCTCGACCACGTCGTCACGCGCATCGTCGAAGTCGAACGGGGCGCCCTGGCGAACTATTCGGGAAACTATGCGTTCTACCGGAAACAGAAGGCGCTAGTCCGCGAGCAGCAACAAAAGGCCTTTGAGCGCCAGCAGGCCTTCATCGAAAAGGAACAAAGCTGGATCGAGCGGTTCCGGTACAAGAACACAAAGGCGGATCAGGTGCAGAGCCGTATCGCGCGCCTCGAAAAAATGGAGCGGCTCGAAGCGCCGCCGCCGGAATCGGCCTCGGTGAAATTTACCTTCGGCGACGTCGTGCGCAGCGGGCAATGGGTGCTCAAGGCCGAAGGACTGGCGATGGCCTACGGGGATTTGCGGCTATACCAAGGACTGTCGTTCCACGTCGAACGGGGCGAACGCGTCGGCATCATCGGCCCGAACGGTTCAGGCAAGACGACGCTGCTGCGGCATCTGGCGGGCCGTCTTCCGATCGGAACGGGAACAGTAACACTGGGCCACAAGGTGCGCATCGGTTTCTACCAGCAGCACCATGAAGACGTGAACCGGGCCAATGACATCCTCGCCGAAATTCGCGCCCTGCGGCCCGATTTGACCCCGGAGCGCGTGAGGAATTACATGGGACGCTATCTGTTCACCGGCGACGACATTTTCAAGCCGTTGTCGGCGCTCAGCGGAGGGGAATTGAGCCGGGTGGCCATCGCGAAACTCGTCTTGGGCGGCGCGAACCTGCTCTTGCTCGACGAACCGACAAACCACCTCGATATTGCCTCCCGCGAGACCATCGAGGGTGCGCTTGAGGAATTTCCAGGGACGATCCTGCTTGTTTCACACGATCGCCAACTGATCGATCGCCTTGTCAACCGTCTCATCGTCGTCGAGAACGGAACGGCGTCTGTGTATCTCGGCAATTACTCGGACTACCACCGGAAAACCGAACAGGAAAACGCCGTTGCCGCGCCGCAACCCAAACATGCCCGCGACCCGATGAGTATCCGGAAAAAACCGTCCGGCAAGGACAAATCCGCCGAACGTGAAAGCCGAAAACGCCGCAAACAACTCGATGAAATCGAACGCAACATCGAGGCGATGGAGGAAATGATCGAAGCGTTCGACCAGCGATTCGCGTCGCTCGATCCGTCCGATTACATGGCCGCACGCCGGCTGAAGGAAGAGTACGACGGCCTCAAGGAGGATCTTCAGGCCCTCTACGCCGAATGGGAACAACATATCGCCGCGGAAACGGGATGAAAGCGCCCCCCCCGCCGCCTTTACAGGCATACTTTATACGGCATCCGAATATTTTCCGTTGGACAGGCTGTCCAGCCTGTAAAAACGTCAGAGATAGACTGTCCAGCCTGTCAATTCGCGGGGCGTCTGATCCAGGAACTTTTGAAATACGGTCTCAACCGGAAAAGGCCCGTTGCGCCGTGTCAATGGCCTGTTTTCCCATGCGCGCGGCGCGATAGACGTCTTCAATCATCCATGCGTCAATCATGATCCAGCCCGCATAACCGCCGTCCCACAAGGCCTTCAGCGACGCCTGAATGTCGCAATGACCGTCGCCGCAGGCCAGATGCTTCGATGTCCCCCGGTACATTGAACCGTCCGTATCCGTGAGATGCACATGGCCGATATGTTTCACGCCAAGTTGAAGGAGCATGTCCTCGGGTTTTCCCCGGCTGCCCGTCATACAGTCGAAATGGCTGGGATCGTAATTCGTCTTGCAAGCCGGATGATCGGCGCCGGCAAGGATCCGTTGAAGATGATCCGGCGTGTTGAACAGAAACGGCGGC is a window of Candidatus Hydrogenedentota bacterium DNA encoding:
- a CDS encoding ABC-F family ATP-binding cassette domain-containing protein, whose amino-acid sequence is MSLIRLENVTKTFGGKPTLDGISFRVEEGEKIGLIGRNGTGKSTIFRLITGELEPDSGTIERMRRARIACLAQMPDLGMSDTIFDTAMMPFRELVEMEKVLADLEHRMAAGDESVHDRYGALQDMFSARGGYTFHTTAKRVLHGLGFREADYNLPVNALSGGQRTRLMLALILLQDADLLLLDEPENHLDIEAQEWLETFLLESPKAIVIITHDRRMLDHVVTRIVEVERGALANYSGNYAFYRKQKALVREQQQKAFERQQAFIEKEQSWIERFRYKNTKADQVQSRIARLEKMERLEAPPPESASVKFTFGDVVRSGQWVLKAEGLAMAYGDLRLYQGLSFHVERGERVGIIGPNGSGKTTLLRHLAGRLPIGTGTVTLGHKVRIGFYQQHHEDVNRANDILAEIRALRPDLTPERVRNYMGRYLFTGDDIFKPLSALSGGELSRVAIAKLVLGGANLLLLDEPTNHLDIASRETIEGALEEFPGTILLVSHDRQLIDRLVNRLIVVENGTASVYLGNYSDYHRKTEQENAVAAPQPKHARDPMSIRKKPSGKDKSAERESRKRRKQLDEIERNIEAMEEMIEAFDQRFASLDPSDYMAARRLKEEYDGLKEDLQALYAEWEQHIAAETG